A genomic region of Rhipicephalus sanguineus isolate Rsan-2018 chromosome 3, BIME_Rsan_1.4, whole genome shotgun sequence contains the following coding sequences:
- the LOC119388084 gene encoding ubiquitin-conjugating enzyme E2 Q2, producing MACLNSLKQDIRALEASFPKNHERFQVVAASVDELTCRFIGRNGKKIEIHANITETYPSTPPVWFSDTEDPSITNIVELLTNTAGRDNQLLQQVKILVTELCKVHSLPEPAELETVDYFQQSGAGNLPDLLQAPQQHSEEEDETDVDDDMPMEIDDDTGSSEKSKEDDLSVENHATLERLRQNQRQDYLRGSVSGSVQATDRLMKELREVYRSESYRRGVFCVELVNDSLYEWNVMLRIVDSDSPLHSDLTLLKEKEGKDHILLNILFKENYPFEPPFIRVVNPMITGGYVLGGGAICMELLTRQGWSSAYTVEAIILQIAATLVKGKARIQFSGNKAQYSLSRAQASFKSLVQIHEKNGWFTPPKEDG from the exons ATGGCCTGCCTAAACAGTCTCAAGCAAGATATCCGGGCATTGGAAGCATCGTTCCCGAAGAACCACGAACGATTCCAAGTTGTGGCTGCGTCAGTGGATGAACTCACTTGCAGATTTATCGGCCGCAATGGGAAGAAAATTGAAATACACGCCAACATCACA GAGACGTACCCCTCAACACCACCGGTCTGGTTCTCAGATACTGAGGACCCAAGCATTACGAACATTGTTGAACTTCTTACGAACACAGCAGGTCGAGACAACCAG CTTCTTCAACAGGTGAAGATATTAGTCACTGAACTCTGCAAAGTCCACAGCTTGCCAGAACCAGCAGAGTTGGAGACAGTGGATTACTTCCAG CAATCTGGTGCTGGCAACTTACCAGACTTGCTACAAGCACCTCAACAGCACTCGGAGGAAGAGGATGAGACAGATGTTGATGATGACATGCCAATGGAGATAGATGATGACACGGG GTCCTCGGAGAAGAGCAAGGAGGATGACTTGAGTGTGGAGAACCATGCAACACTAGAGCGGCTGCGGCAGAACCAGCGGCAAGACTACTTGCGCGGTTCCGTCTCGGGCTCGGTGCAGGCCACCGACAGGCTCATGAAAGAGCTTCGAGAG GTGTACCGGTCGGAAAGCTACCGGCGGGGCGTCTTCTGTGTCGAGCTGGTGAATGACAGCCTGTATGAGTGGAATGTGATGCTACGCATTGTGGACTCTGACTCGCCACTGCACAGTGACCTGACCCTACTGAAGGAGAAGGAAGGCAAGGACCACATCTTGCTCAACATACTGTTCAAAGAGAACTACCCCTTTGAGCCACCCTTCATCCGTGTCGTCAACCCCATGATCACGGGTGGCTACGTGCTAGGCGGCGGTGCCATCTGCATGGAGCTGCTGACGCGGCAAGGCTGGAGCAGCGCCTACACCGTCGAGGCCATCATCCTTCAAATAGCGGCCACCCTGGTCAAGGGCAAAGCTCGCATCCAGTTCAGTGGCAACAAG GCACAGTACAGCCTATCCCGTGCCCAGGCATCATTTAAGTCACTCGTTCAGATCCACGAGAAAAATG GCTGGTTCACTCCACCGAAAGAAGACGGGTGA